The Myroides fluvii region GAAGCCTCATCAACCACTTTGGCTTCAATTGGCTTAACCAACTCCCCTTCACAAGAGAAAGTCGCGCAAAACACCTCCATTCGCCTTGCGTCAATCATGGGAATAATCCAACCACTGCTCACTTCTAATTGTTTGGCTAAAATACGAAGCGTGTCTAACGCTATCATGGGAATATTCAATCCATAACACAATCCTTTCACAGAGGAGACGCCGATGCGTAATCCTGTATAAGATCCTGGCCCTTGGCTAACAGCAATTGCACTTAATTGCTGCATTTTCAAGTTGTTTTCTTTTAGCAATTCCTCGATAAACACATGCAACTTTTCTGCATGCGAAAAATTCTCCTCTGCTATTTCTTTCACTCCTGCAAGTGTCCCATCTACAGACAAAGAAACGGAACAGTTTTTAGTTGCCGTTTCTATATTCAATAGTACAATCATTCTTTCTTTTCTTCTTTCTTAATCTTATCGTTGTGTTTCAAGGTTTTACTCACTATAGAATAAGGTCCTGTCACAAGAACATCGCCTTTTTTCAATCCTTGAACAATTTCAATATTTTTATCATCTTGAATACCTGTTTTGACAAAGCGCAATTGGGCTACCCCATTCACGTCAACAAATACAGCTTCTTTCAATACTTCGCTGGCCTTTACGGCGTCTTTTTCTGCTTGATTTACCAATGTGTCACTTGGCGTTCGCATAACAATGGCACTTATTGGCACTGCAGTAATTTTGTTTTTCACGTGTGTAATAATATCAACAGCTGCCGTCATTCCAGGGCGAAAAGGAGAGTAATCTTCTAACTTCCCATCAAGGAGATCTTCATACGACTCCCGTAGAATTTTAATTTTCACTTTAAATGTCGTTACCTGATCTGCCGATAGCGTTTGATTCGAAGCTGAATTGGAAATACTTGTCACAATTCCCTTAAATTCTTTTTTCAAAAAAGCATCAACATCAATCTTCGTTTCATCCCCTACTTTTACCTTGACAATATCATTTTCGTTGATGTTTACTTCCACTTCCATGCTGTTTAAATTTGCAACGCGCAGCAACTCTGTACCTGCCATTTGTTGAGTTCCAAGCACGCGTTCTCCTAGTTCAACATCCACGCGAGAAATCGTTCCTGCACTAGGTGCGTAAATTGTTGTTTTCAACAAATTCACTTTCGCTTCTTCTACGGCTGCTTTCGAACTTTCCACATTGTAATATGCCGAGTTTTTATTGGCCTTAGCTACTTCATAGGAACGCACCACCTGATCCCATTCTGATCCGGATATCACTCCCTTGTCAAACAACATTTTATTTCTTGCATAAGAGGCTTTCGTCTCTTTGAGCTGAGCTTCGGCTTGTTCTAATCCGGCTTTGCTCGTAGACAACATGGCCACCATGCGATCGAGATTGGATTCGTATAAGTTGGGATTAATCACCACTAATAAATCCCCCTTATTGACAACCTGCCCTTCTTTGATTGGCAAATTTATGATTTCTCCTGATACTTCTGGTGTTATTTTAATCTCAATTTCAGGCTGAATTTTCCCTGTTCCCGATACTGTTTCGACAAGGTTAATCTCATCTACAGTAGCAAGTTCAACGCCAGTGGCTTCTTCTGTCTTGGCAAAGAACTTCACCGCAATAAAAACACCGACAACAAGGGCTACAACGATAGCTATATATTTTTTTTTCATCACTTAATTTCTTTTAAATAACGGTAATCCAAAGTAGTATTCCACTATTTTATTCTTAAAGATATAATCGTATTTGGCTTTGAGTAAATTGGACTGCGCCGTTACATATAAATTTTGATTCTGATTGAGTTCAAAAATATTAATCAGCCCCACAGCGTACCGCTCTCGTGCATACTCTAGCGATTTTTCTCGAGATTCTAAGGTAACAACACTAGCCTCATAGCTTTGAAAACTACTTTTGGTATCTGTATACGCTTTGAACACCAATTGTTCTAATTTCAACTCTTCTGCTTCTTTTTCGTATTGCATCTGCTCCAAGGCCAATTGATTTAACTTTACGGTTTTTCTCGCTTTTAAACCATTAAAGATAGGAACCGTCAAACTCAAACCAAACACCGAGCTTTTATTGTTGTCAATCTGTCGAAAGAAAGACTCTGGTCCGCCGTAAATATTCATCATCCCTTGACGCATCACTCGCTGTCCTGATCCTTCAACAAAACCGATTGGATCTAAACGAGCAGAAGGGACACTTCCCAACAGTCGATCTTGATAGTGTACATTAGAACCAAAATTATAGAATCCTGTTAGTTTAGGATAGTAAGCGCCTTTGCTTATTTGCACTTCTTTTTCGGCTAGCTGTACCTTCAGTTCAGCAGTTTTAATATTTGTCAGCGATTCAAACGCGCGATTTGTTATTTCTTCAGGTGTATACAGCATTAATTCAGAGGCTTGCACAACATAGTCTGAATCTACTACATCGAATTTTTCGTAATCGCGAATCTGCAACAATTGCGCTAAGTTAAGTTTAGCAATAATCAATTCATTTTGTGCGCTGATTAAACGCTGAGTAGAAGAAGCAACGGTTGCTTTGACATCTAGTAGATCTCCGGCAGGAACAGCTCCAGCTTTCACTAATATCTGCACTCTATTTACTTCGTTTTCATCATAGTCCAATTGAACCTGATTGGTATGTACCAATTCCTTATTAAATATAATTTGCAAATACGAATTGATAACAGATAAAGCGATATCCTCCTTCATCTTTTGCACTTGATAAACAGAAGCTACATGCTCAAGACGTGCTTTGGCCAATCGCTTTTGCTTTTGCAATCCGTCAAAGATGTCAATGCCCAAGCTCAATCCAACCGCAGACTCTTGCATGGTGCGTTGTCCGACCACCCCTGTTTGCGCATCAGGTTGATCCACTAACGTCCAAGAGTGATTTGCCGTTCCGCTAAGTACGGGTAGAAAATCATAACGCGCTAAATCTACCGTAACAGCTTTACTTTGTTCGCTAATTTCAATTTGCTTTACGCTGATGTTGTGTTCAATGGCATGACTGATACAATCATCTAAGGACCAGCGTTTCTCTTGTGCTGCACTCAACAGTGCGAGAAAACAAAACAAGGTTGAAATATAAAATTTACTCAAATTCATTGAAAACTAATTATCTAAACAATAAGACGTGAAGTAACAGCTATTGTTACATTAAAGATAATAAAAAAACCGCCTTTAAAGGCGGTTTACTATTTCAAGCTTGATTAACTCTTTTTCTTTTTATACACTTTGTAACTAAAGTACAAAGCGAAGCCCACGAGTAGATAAGGGAATATCATCAGGTAAACGATACCGTCATTTACGGCTTCTGCTTTTACTCCTCCTTCTTCCGTTTCTAATACAGCTCTACACATCGCACATTGTGCTAAGGCAGATTGGGAAGCGGTCAAAATAAAAAACGCGACTAAAAAATAAAACTTTTTCATACGGGATTAATTTACGTAATAAGGGGAAATCATCAAATACACTATAACACCAGTTACTGC contains the following coding sequences:
- the tsaB gene encoding tRNA (adenosine(37)-N6)-threonylcarbamoyltransferase complex dimerization subunit type 1 TsaB, encoding MIVLLNIETATKNCSVSLSVDGTLAGVKEIAEENFSHAEKLHVFIEELLKENNLKMQQLSAIAVSQGPGSYTGLRIGVSSVKGLCYGLNIPMIALDTLRILAKQLEVSSGWIIPMIDARRMEVFCATFSCEGELVKPIEAKVVDEASFSELKGDVPVYFIGDGAMKCETVLTAPNFNFCEAIVYPSAKEMVTMSYEKYLAKDFVDVAYFEPYYLKDFVMPVKQKK
- a CDS encoding efflux RND transporter periplasmic adaptor subunit, producing MKKKYIAIVVALVVGVFIAVKFFAKTEEATGVELATVDEINLVETVSGTGKIQPEIEIKITPEVSGEIINLPIKEGQVVNKGDLLVVINPNLYESNLDRMVAMLSTSKAGLEQAEAQLKETKASYARNKMLFDKGVISGSEWDQVVRSYEVAKANKNSAYYNVESSKAAVEEAKVNLLKTTIYAPSAGTISRVDVELGERVLGTQQMAGTELLRVANLNSMEVEVNINENDIVKVKVGDETKIDVDAFLKKEFKGIVTSISNSASNQTLSADQVTTFKVKIKILRESYEDLLDGKLEDYSPFRPGMTAAVDIITHVKNKITAVPISAIVMRTPSDTLVNQAEKDAVKASEVLKEAVFVDVNGVAQLRFVKTGIQDDKNIEIVQGLKKGDVLVTGPYSIVSKTLKHNDKIKKEEKKE
- a CDS encoding TolC family protein gives rise to the protein MNLSKFYISTLFCFLALLSAAQEKRWSLDDCISHAIEHNISVKQIEISEQSKAVTVDLARYDFLPVLSGTANHSWTLVDQPDAQTGVVGQRTMQESAVGLSLGIDIFDGLQKQKRLAKARLEHVASVYQVQKMKEDIALSVINSYLQIIFNKELVHTNQVQLDYDENEVNRVQILVKAGAVPAGDLLDVKATVASSTQRLISAQNELIIAKLNLAQLLQIRDYEKFDVVDSDYVVQASELMLYTPEEITNRAFESLTNIKTAELKVQLAEKEVQISKGAYYPKLTGFYNFGSNVHYQDRLLGSVPSARLDPIGFVEGSGQRVMRQGMMNIYGGPESFFRQIDNNKSSVFGLSLTVPIFNGLKARKTVKLNQLALEQMQYEKEAEELKLEQLVFKAYTDTKSSFQSYEASVVTLESREKSLEYARERYAVGLINIFELNQNQNLYVTAQSNLLKAKYDYIFKNKIVEYYFGLPLFKRN